In Desulfomonile tiedjei DSM 6799, a genomic segment contains:
- a CDS encoding RecB family exonuclease: protein MPEGPITHFSYSQLNTYLSCPLKYRLQYVELIPPAFTSVALAFGSALHEAVGAYYQSRLEGEALKPDQMHDVYRATWQDAENIKYFNGDNEKTLLQKAKQLIDVFHENVSPDTLVLGVEEFFEFNIEGVPPFQGYIDLIEQSPDGMITVADLKTAAKKLGDNNVHSNLQLTAYSLGAEALGFDPDSLTMRLDVLTKTKSPEMVRYETTRTHLERDRFVKLVKQVWSAIERHAFFPRDDWHCAQCAWADHCREW, encoded by the coding sequence ATGCCAGAAGGACCTATTACGCACTTCTCATATTCCCAGCTCAACACCTATCTGAGCTGTCCATTGAAATACAGACTGCAATACGTGGAACTCATCCCGCCGGCATTTACATCCGTTGCATTGGCCTTTGGTTCCGCTTTACATGAAGCGGTAGGTGCCTATTATCAGTCCCGCCTCGAAGGAGAAGCTCTGAAGCCTGACCAGATGCATGACGTGTATCGAGCAACATGGCAAGATGCAGAAAACATCAAGTATTTCAACGGCGATAATGAGAAAACTCTGCTTCAGAAAGCAAAGCAACTTATTGACGTGTTTCACGAGAATGTCAGCCCAGATACTTTGGTGCTGGGCGTGGAGGAGTTCTTTGAGTTCAACATTGAGGGCGTGCCACCATTTCAAGGCTACATTGACCTAATTGAGCAATCGCCAGATGGGATGATCACGGTCGCGGACCTGAAGACAGCAGCGAAAAAGCTGGGAGACAATAATGTCCACAGCAATCTCCAGCTCACGGCCTATTCTTTAGGAGCTGAAGCTCTGGGGTTCGATCCTGACAGCCTTACGATGCGACTGGATGTGCTCACAAAGACCAAGAGCCCTGAGATGGTGCGATACGAGACTACCCGCACTCATCTGGAAAGAGACAGATTCGTAAAGCTTGTCAAACAGGTCTGGTCCGCTATTGAACGGCACGCATTCTTTCCCCGCGACGACTGGCATTGTGCTCAATGTGCATGGGCAGATCATTGCCGAGAATGGTAG
- a CDS encoding DUF1232 domain-containing protein — protein sequence MKDSGFVTYILILALLYIISPIDLVPDVIPVVGWADDVAVGLGAGAVALAGGRK from the coding sequence ATGAAAGACAGCGGATTCGTAACATACATCCTCATTCTGGCCTTGCTGTACATAATCTCCCCAATCGACTTGGTTCCAGATGTGATTCCAGTGGTTGGCTGGGCCGACGATGTGGCAGTCGGTTTAGGAGCAGGAGCGGTAGCGTTGGCAGGAGGTCGAAAATAG
- a CDS encoding helix-turn-helix domain-containing protein, producing MKYYGINAVAHDLKVHPSSLRRWEEKALIFPDRLQMGKSTLRIYDEEALQVLRLAKEFMDAGMNAKEAFEKANKEEQCHV from the coding sequence ATGAAATATTACGGCATCAATGCTGTGGCACACGACCTGAAAGTGCACCCGTCGTCATTAAGGCGATGGGAGGAAAAGGCCCTGATTTTCCCAGATCGTTTGCAGATGGGCAAATCTACCCTGCGGATCTACGACGAAGAAGCCCTGCAGGTTTTAAGACTCGCGAAAGAATTTATGGACGCGGGCATGAATGCTAAAGAAGCATTTGAGAAAGCTAATAAGGAGGAACAATGCCATGTTTGA
- a CDS encoding helix-turn-helix domain-containing protein: MERKELLTAEEAGAYLNVSKATILKWARKGKIERVKISAKIVLFSREAIDNFLREKTDKVESKTTNHQHAVRTASYPKAVQKGGGKKSSGESWRDLRQEVSSWD; the protein is encoded by the coding sequence ATGGAAAGAAAGGAGTTATTGACGGCTGAAGAAGCTGGAGCCTATTTGAATGTGTCAAAGGCCACCATTTTGAAATGGGCAAGAAAAGGCAAAATTGAAAGAGTAAAGATTTCGGCCAAGATCGTGTTATTTAGCAGAGAGGCCATAGATAATTTTTTGAGAGAGAAAACGGATAAGGTAGAATCAAAAACAACGAATCACCAACATGCCGTACGTACGGCAAGTTACCCTAAGGCGGTTCAGAAAGGAGGTGGTAAGAAAAGTTCAGGGGAATCTTGGCGAGACCTCAGACAGGAGGTTTCGTCATGGGATTGA
- a CDS encoding tyrosine-type recombinase/integrase: protein MGLMKIGDKYYVSFKWKGHRIRTVSPATNSTDAKKIEKAVKTAFTIGSFGHLDPDCLDVVLRTYENKGWALPPELARPEPTEELTLIRATREYLKADPKHRSERNLYAIDRITEHFGEQYPLKDMKVAQIRKYQVARQKKVENSTINREVSVLSGIMRNQVELGHLEFNPCLMARRLPANQRDSYLSWKDFNSLLKHSWWLHDVLVMLYYTGMRFNEVVNLRWEMYKPERRMLILPPDTTKEGKNPNKLRLRPKRVPLRKEVVELLESLRRKRGGNVVQAVGKIFSYTGRFKNSEKMYHGMDIDHSTVRKCWARAIKLAEVPGLQMRDLRHTWKTNAQRSGMDPTVRNLIVGHSTERSVADRYIRVSDEELLRAVDSMSFDHGWTELDLVEDTEEKLDEKGAKKVPKGQSKRKIRVQRSIATL from the coding sequence ATGGGATTGATGAAAATCGGCGATAAATACTATGTTTCATTCAAGTGGAAGGGGCACCGCATAAGGACGGTATCCCCAGCCACGAACTCGACAGACGCAAAGAAGATAGAGAAAGCTGTGAAGACGGCATTTACCATTGGCTCTTTTGGCCATTTAGACCCTGACTGTCTTGATGTTGTCCTCAGGACGTATGAGAACAAGGGATGGGCTTTGCCCCCTGAACTTGCACGCCCCGAGCCGACCGAGGAACTGACTTTGATTAGGGCCACGAGAGAATACCTGAAGGCTGACCCCAAACACAGGTCTGAGAGAAACCTCTATGCTATTGACCGCATCACTGAGCACTTTGGCGAGCAGTATCCGCTGAAGGACATGAAGGTTGCCCAGATCAGGAAATACCAGGTGGCTAGACAGAAGAAAGTGGAAAACAGCACGATTAACAGAGAGGTTTCTGTGCTATCTGGGATCATGCGGAACCAGGTTGAACTCGGCCATCTGGAATTCAATCCTTGCTTAATGGCGAGGCGGCTGCCTGCCAATCAAAGGGACTCGTATCTATCCTGGAAGGACTTCAACTCGTTGTTAAAGCACTCCTGGTGGTTGCATGACGTTTTGGTCATGCTTTACTACACGGGAATGCGATTCAATGAGGTGGTAAACCTACGATGGGAGATGTACAAACCCGAGAGGCGCATGCTGATATTGCCCCCTGATACTACGAAAGAGGGAAAAAACCCAAACAAGCTCAGGCTAAGGCCCAAACGTGTTCCTTTAAGGAAAGAGGTCGTCGAGCTTCTGGAATCTCTGCGTAGAAAGCGGGGCGGCAATGTGGTCCAAGCCGTAGGAAAGATCTTCTCCTATACGGGCCGCTTCAAGAATAGCGAGAAGATGTATCACGGGATGGACATCGATCATTCCACGGTAAGGAAGTGCTGGGCACGTGCAATCAAATTGGCTGAAGTGCCTGGGCTCCAAATGCGGGACTTACGTCATACGTGGAAAACGAACGCGCAGAGATCGGGTATGGACCCAACAGTTCGTAATCTGATCGTGGGGCATTCCACCGAGAGGTCAGTGGCCGACAGGTACATACGAGTTTCTGATGAAGAGCTTCTCAGAGCAGTGGACAGTATGAGCTTCGATCATGGATGGACGGAGCTGGATCTCGTCGAGGATACCGAAGAGAAGCTCGATGAAAAAGGGGCCAAAAAAGTGCCAAAAGGTCAGTCAAAAAGAAAAATCAGAGTGCAGCGCTCCATTGCAACACTCTGA
- a CDS encoding recombinase family protein yields the protein MRAIGYARVSSREQIDGTSLESQETMIRQYAALKGMELVDVLVDAGVSGGKPLASRPEGARLAEMVGSGEVQAVIICKLDRGFRSASDCLNNVEAWEKDSVSLHILNLGGQSIDTSTPTGKFFITIMAGAAELERNMINERCNEGRKARKAEGKRIGELPYGYDLADDGKLVENETEQRALTIIRDMKNAGSSLRTIANHLNEHGYTPKKSPVWTHGHVQSVLRRAA from the coding sequence ATGAGAGCCATAGGATACGCAAGAGTGAGCAGCAGGGAACAGATTGACGGTACGAGCCTGGAATCTCAAGAGACTATGATTCGCCAGTATGCAGCACTGAAGGGTATGGAGCTGGTTGACGTGCTGGTTGACGCTGGCGTATCTGGTGGCAAGCCTCTCGCCTCAAGACCTGAAGGTGCACGTCTGGCTGAAATGGTGGGCTCTGGTGAGGTTCAGGCTGTCATTATTTGCAAGCTGGACAGAGGTTTTAGAAGCGCCTCCGATTGCCTGAACAATGTTGAGGCATGGGAAAAAGACAGTGTGAGCTTGCATATCCTGAATCTTGGGGGACAGAGCATCGATACGAGCACTCCGACCGGAAAGTTTTTCATTACGATAATGGCCGGTGCAGCCGAACTCGAAAGGAATATGATAAACGAGCGCTGCAATGAAGGAAGGAAAGCGAGAAAAGCAGAGGGAAAAAGGATTGGCGAACTCCCCTATGGTTATGACCTCGCAGACGATGGAAAGCTGGTCGAAAACGAGACTGAGCAGAGAGCATTGACGATAATCAGAGACATGAAAAATGCTGGTAGCTCTCTGAGAACCATAGCGAATCATCTGAATGAGCATGGTTACACCCCCAAGAAATCGCCAGTATGGACTCATGGACACGTTCAAAGCGTTTTAAGACGTGCCGCATAA
- a CDS encoding helix-turn-helix domain-containing protein → MKVPLTRLECLRRLAGLSQKELAQKINYGSTTPISLVERERKTSQRVVTGKFKKLLEQFFDVPFPKLAEKLDLSKLLTQ, encoded by the coding sequence ATGAAGGTTCCGTTGACTCGCTTAGAATGCCTCAGACGTTTGGCTGGTTTATCGCAGAAAGAATTAGCGCAAAAAATCAATTATGGCTCCACGACGCCAATTTCATTAGTGGAGCGCGAGCGTAAGACCTCGCAAAGAGTTGTTACTGGCAAGTTTAAGAAATTGTTAGAGCAGTTTTTCGATGTTCCTTTTCCCAAATTGGCTGAAAAACTCGATTTATCGAAACTCTTGACCCAATAG